The Brachionichthys hirsutus isolate HB-005 chromosome 8, CSIRO-AGI_Bhir_v1, whole genome shotgun sequence genome contains a region encoding:
- the ikbke gene encoding inhibitor of nuclear factor kappa-B kinase subunit epsilon, whose product MATRSATALTASTTSYLWSVKDVLGQGATASVFKARNKKSGELVAVKVFNVVSYNRPHDVQMREFEMLRKLHHSNIVRLFAVEELPTEQKVLVMEYCSGGSLLSLLEEPENAFGLPETEFLTVLQCVVQGMNHLRENGVVHRDIKPGNIMRLVGEDGKSVYKLTDFGAARELEDDEKFVSIYGTEEYLHPDMYERAVLRKPQHKSYGVSVDLWSIGVTFYHAATGSLPFIPYGGPRRNKATMYKITKEKPAGAIAGTQRGLGGPIEWSHRLPHSCQLSQGLTAQLVPVLAGILEADQERCWGFEQFFTATTDTLKRRAVHLFSLEQATAHSVYTHRYDTVSAFLEEVASQTGIGAQQQHLLYLGHDLPLEGSMKVANLPSTSPARPLILLGYGLQANTSLPFREPETPAVPSRFDVVADYNFSKVVVGVVHQYLRIVQLLHAHRELLLQGYYNYMMKMRRDCGEAMHFITMITIRLQACLNVFGRIHKQDFSASENEASVDNGLKLKLVHEHLPIYVSGIQEFEKQLHLLHGEQARLADALANDESCQKMDKLLQKVLDVHQHYGRDRRSGKLPYNDEQIHKFEKIHLSSHIKRVKSLYRDDCVQRYRELLASTRTWSSVLLELHTRLQDFSFFSKGLLADLETSEQHQNQALDGILFNLQSKGVKQPEITPKDHEMVSRMYSLKDKMEILVRELQCNNSVIERLGAATCAADLGPGSARPATM is encoded by the exons ATGGCTACCCGCAGCGCCACAG CTTTGACCGCCAGCACAACAAGCTACTTGTGGTCTGTGAAAGACGTCCTCGGCCAAGGGGCGACAGCCAGCGTGTTCAAGGCCCGCAACAAG aAGTCTGGTGAGCTGGTGGCTGTTAAGGTATTTAACGTGGTGAGCTACAACCGGCCTCATGACGTCCAGATGAGAGAGTTTGAGATGCTGAGGAAGCTCCACCACAGCAACATCGTCAGGCTGTTTGCTGTGGAAGAg CTGCCGACTGAACAGAAGGTACTAGTGATGGAGTATTGTTCAGGGGGAAGTCTGCTCAGCCTGCTAGAGGAACCTGAAAATGCGTTTGGGCTGCCTGAAACCGAGTTCCTCACTGTTTTGCAGTGTGTTG tGCAGGGCATGAACCACCTGCGTGAAAATGGAGTGGTGCACCGGGACATCAAGCCAGGCAACATCATGCGGCTGGTCGGAGAAGACGGCAAGTCTGTTTATAAGCTGACCGACTTCGGAGCAGCCAGAGAGCTGGAAGACGATGAGAAGTTTGTGTCCATCTACGGAACCGAGGAGTATCTG CATCCCGATATGTATGAGCGTGCTGTACTACGTAAGCCGCAGCACAAGTCCTACGGCGTTAGCGTCGACCTGTGGAGCATCGGCGTGACCTTTTACCACGCCGCCACGGGAAGCCTCCCCTTCATACCGTACGGAGGACCCCGCAGGAACAAGGCCACCAT GTATAAGATAACGAAGGAGAAGCCTGCGGGGGCGATAGCGGGAACACAGCGGGGGCTGGGTGGCCCCATCGAGTGGAGCCACCGCCTGCCCCACAGCTGCCAGCTGTCGCA GGGCCTGACGGCGCAGCTGGTCCCGGTGCTGGCCGGTATTCTGGAGGCGGACCAGGAGAGGTGCTGGGGGTTCGAGCAGTTCTTCACGGCTACGACGGACACGCTGAAGCGCCGGGCCGTTCACCTGTTCTCTCTGGAGCAGGCCACGGCGCATTCCGTCTACACGCACCGCTACGACAC GGTGTCGGCATTCCTTGAAGAAGTTGCGTCTCAGACGGGCATTGGTGCGCAGCAGCAACATCTGCTGTACCTGGGTCACGACCTCCCTCTGGAGGGCAGCATGAAAGTGGCCAACCTCCCGAGCACGTCGCCAGCGCGGCCCCTCATCCTGCTCGGCTACGGGCTGCAAGCAAACACCAGCCTGCCCTTCAGAGAGC CAGAAACTCCAGCCGTCCCCTCGAGGTTCGACGTCGTGGCAGACTACAACTTCTCCAAG GTCGTAGTGGGGGTTGTCCACCAGTATTTGAGGATCGTGCAGTTGCTCCACGCCCAccgagagctgctgctgcaaggATACTACAACTACAT gatgaagatgaggagggacTGTGGAGAGGCGATGCACTTTATCACCATGATCACCATCAGACTGCAGGCGTGCCTCAATGTCTTCGGCAGAATCCACAAGCA AGACTTCTCCGCGTCAGAGAACGAAGCTTCGGTTGATAACggcctgaagctgaagctg GTGCACGAACACCTGCCCATTTACGTTAGTGGCATCCAGGAGTTTGAGAAGCAGCTGCACCTTCTGCACGGAGAGCAGGCCCGGCTGGCGGACGCGCTGGCCAATGACGAGAG CTGTCAGAAGATggacaagctgctgcagaaggtTCTGGACGTTCATCAGCATTATGGCAGAGACCGACGTAGCGGCA AGCTGCCGTATAACGATGAGCAGATCCACAAGTTTGagaa AATCCACCTGTCGTCCCACATTAAGCGAGTGAAGTCTCTCTACAGGGACGACTGTGTTCAGCGATACAGAGAGCTGCTGGCCTCGACGAGGACCTGGAGCAG TGTtctgctggagctgcacacCCGACTGCAGGacttcagcttcttctccaaAGGCCTGCTGGCCGACCTGGAGACGAGCgagcagcaccagaaccag GCTCTCGACGGAATCCTTTTCAACCTGCAGTCAAAGGGagtaaaacagcctgaaatCACACCCAAAGACCACGAGATGGtctccag GATGTACTCCCTGAAAGACAAGATGGAGATCTTGGTTCGGGAGCTGCAGTGCAACAACAGCGTTATAGAGAG GTTGGGGGCAGCGACCTGTGCAGCAGATCTGGGACCCGGTTCGGCCAGACCGGCGACGATGTGA
- the srgap2 gene encoding LOW QUALITY PROTEIN: SLIT-ROBO Rho GTPase-activating protein 2 (The sequence of the model RefSeq protein was modified relative to this genomic sequence to represent the inferred CDS: inserted 1 base in 1 codon; deleted 2 bases in 2 codons): MTSPAKFRKEKEIVAEYETQVKEIRAQLVEQLKCLDQQCELRVQLLQDLQDFFRKKAEIEVDYSRNLEKLAERFLTKTRSTKDHLLKKEQSVLSPVNCWNLLLLQVKRESRDHASLSDLYLNNIIPRFAQISEDSGRLFKKSKEVGVQLQEDLMKVLNELHTVMKTYHVYNTDSINAESKLKEAEKQEEKQMGRSGRQDDRQTPRSPDTLASIKSDEKPVRRSSVKKIEKMKEKRQAKYTENRLKATKARNEYLLALEATNSCVFKYYIHDLSDIIDCCDLGYHASLLRALRTYLSAEQNVETSRRAGLETLEGAAESLEANGDKQRLMESYNNVFCXPSRFDFQSHMGDTVHAGGGVVCAQQPLEGELLQRGQQLQSRLSTLKIENEEVKKTMEATLSTIQDMVTVEDYDVSDCFHHSNSMESVKSTFSESYLSKPSLAKRRANQQETEQFYFTKLKEFLEGRNLITKLEAKHELIEKTLGESQKTDCCLASGRRNSSVRKQDSADAIPLMVESCIRFISRHGLQHEGIFRVSGSQVEVNDIKNAFERGEDPLAGDQNDHDLDSIAGVLKLYFRGLDHALFPKDVFSELISCVSMESLQERAVHVKKVLQSLQSKTLILMRYLFGFLSHLSQSSEENMMDPYNLAICFGPTLMSVPADHDQVSCQAHVNELIKTIIIHHDTIFPGPQDLQGAVYTAPGAGDDFCDSPHCEPPLVEEPAPDTVSVIHNSEDGSLAVSESDPFEAVARFDYSGRTSRELSFKKGASLLLYRRASDDWWEGRHNGVDGLVPHQYIVVQDMPDGGRGSPKPDGDSRDLLEERVSTRGSAAPATGAHVADVYLANLNKMRRRPESGNIRRTFRGSESDSTGSGVSGGVGGGVRTTSLPVGGALVKESGDKRPISAHSILNSVSRHSSLKTKVESPQLRKATAAGRSKSFSNHRSLDPEATAQELGSQDIEATVSSALSELSQFERQSTSRHIHTPDVVLDTLEQLKGGGGGVSEPSSPLHSRLLRDSDGGTSHPHPLQRSASSASDVPSSFRPAKNQPRSPLPSATPPSLSPSSLSSSVPSFRELRPPATRPKPVVFPKGGGGSGSPAMGSPTSTVPPTAPPPPTGHTLSLPHTPPPPPPPPQSNDKSCPA; encoded by the exons agatCCGGGCCCAGCTGGTGGAGCAGCTCAAGTGTCTGGACCAGCAGTGCGAGCTGCgggtgcagctgctgcaggacctgcAGGACTTCTTCAGGAAGAAGGCGGAGATCGAGGTGGACTACAGCCGCAACCTGGAGAAGCTGGCCGAGAGGTTCCTCACCAAGACCCGCAGCACCAAGGACCACCTGCTCaa GAAGGAGCAGAGCGTCTTGTCGCCGGTGAACTGCTGGAACCTGTTGCTCCTGCAGGTGAAGCGGGAGAGCCGCGACCACGCCTCTCTGTCCGACCTCTACCTCAACAACATCATTCCCCGATTCGCGCAGATCAGCGAGGACTCTGGACGCCTCTTCAAGAAG AGCAAAGAGGTTGgcgtgcagctgcaggaggacctgATGAAAGTTCTCAATGAGCTTCACACG GTGATGAAGACGTACCACGTGTACAACACCGACAGCATCAACGCCGAGTCCAAGTTGAAGGAGGCggagaaacaggaggagaagcagatggGACGCTCCGGGCGACAAGATGACCGCCAAACGCCGCGCTCCCCCGACACC CTGGCGAGCATCAAGAGTGACGAGAAGCCCGTCAGACGCTCCAGCGTCAAAAAGATcgagaagatgaaggagaag AGACAAGCCAAGTACACAGAGAACCGGCTGAAAGCCACGAAGGCCAGGAATGAGTACCTGCTTGCTCTGGAGGCCACCAACAGCTGCGTCTTCAAATATTACATCCATGACCTGTCCGACATCATCGAC TGCTGCGACCTGGGCTACCACGCCAGCCTGCTCCGAGCCCTGAGGACCTACCTGTCCGCCGAACAGAATGTAGAGACGTCC AGACGCGCCGGGCTGGAGACGCTGGAGGGAGCCGCGGAGAGCCTGGAAGCCAACGGGGACAAGCAGAGACTGATGGAGTCCTACAACAACGTCTTCT CCCCGTCTCGCTTTGACTTCCAGTCCCACATGGGGGACACGGTGCA TGCAGGTGGGGGAGTCGTGTGTGCGCAGCAGCCGCTCGAAGGCGAGCTGCTCCAGAGGGGTCAGCAGCTGCAGTCCCGTCTGTCCACTCTGAAGATCGAGAACGAGGAG GTGAAGAAAACCATGGAGGCCACTCTGTCAACCATCCAGGACATGGTGACGGTGGAGGACTACGACGTCTCCGACTGCTTCCACCACAGCAACAGCATGGAGTCCGTGAAGTCCACCTTCAGCGAGTCGTACCTGAGCAAGCCCAGCCTGGCCAAACGGCGGGCCAACCAGCAGGAGACGGAGCAGTTCTACTTCACG AAGCTGAAGGAGTTTCTCGAAGGTCGGAACCTGATCACGAAGCTGGAGGCCAAGCATGAGCTCATAGAGAAGACCCTGGGAGAGA GTCAGAAGACTGACTGCTGCCTTGCCAG TGGGCGGAGGAACTCGTCAGTACGGAAGCAG GACTCTGCTGACGCCATTCCTCTGATGGTGGAGAGCTGCATCCGCTTCATCAGTCGCCATG gtctTCAGCATGAGGGCATCTTCAGAGTTTCTGGCTCTCAGGTGGAAGTCAACGACATTAAGAATGCCTTTGAGAGAG gtgaGGACCCGCTGGCGGGGGACCAGAACGACCATGACCTGGACTCCATTGCTGGTGTGCTCAAGCTCTATTTCAGAGGACTGGACCACGCCCTCTTCCCAAAGGACGTCTTCAGCGAGCTCATATCCTGCGTCT CGATGGAGAGCCTCCAGGAGCGGGCGGTCCACGTTAAGAAGGTTCTGCAATCCCTGCAGAGCAAAACCCTGATCCTCATGAGATATCTGTTCGGGTTCCTCAGCCA TTTATCTCAGTCCAGCGAGGAGAACATGATGGACCCCTACAACCTGGCCATCTGCTTCGGCCCCACCCTGATGTCTGTCCCGGCGGACCATGACCAGGTCTCATGCCAGGCCCACGTCAATGAGCTGATTAAAACCATCATCATCCACCACGACACCATTTTCCCCGGACCGCAGGACCTGCAGGGCGCCGTCTACACCGCCCCCGGGGCTGGAGATGACTtctg TGACAGCCCCCACTGTGAGCCCCCCCTGGTGGAAGAGCCGGCGCCTGACACCGTCTCTGTCATCCACAACAGTGAAGATG GCTCGCTGGCTGTTTCAGAGTCCGACCCGTTTGAAGCCGTCGCTCGGTTCGACTACTCCGGGCGGACGAGTCGAGAGCTGTCGTTTAAGAAGGGCGCGTCTCTGCTCCTGTACCGGCGAGCCTCCGACGACTGGTGGGAGGGGCGTCATAACGGCGTCGATGGGCTGGTGCCACATCAGTACATTGTGGTCCAAGACAT GCCCGACGGGGGCAGGGGAAGTCCAAAGCCCGATGGGGACAGCAgggacctgctggaggagagggtgTCCACTAGAGGCAGCGCCGCCCCTGCCACCGGCGCTCACGTGGCCGACGTCTACCTGGCCAACTTGAACAA GATGAGGAGGCGCCCAGAGTCCGGGAACATCCGAAGGACGTTCCGGGGGTCAGAAAGTGACAGCACGGGGTCGGGGGTCAGTGGCGGGGTCGGGGGAGGTGTGAGGACGACTTCCCTTCCTGTGGGCGGTGCTCTGGTGAAGGAATCTGGAGACAAGCGACCCATCAGTGCTCACAGCATCCTCAACTCGGTCTCTCGCCACTCCTCTCTCAAGACCAAG GTGGAGAGTCCGCAGTTACGCAAGGCGACTGCAGCAGGACGCTCTAAGAGCTTCAGCAACCACAGGTCATTGGACCCGGAGGCCACAGCACAGGAACTCGGCTCGCAG GACATCGAGGCGACGGTGAGCTCTGCACTGAGCGAGCTCAGTCAGTTTGAAAGACAGAGCACCTCCAGACACATCCACACCCCCGACGTGGTCCTGGACACACTGGAGCAGCTGAAAGGTGGGGGAGGCGGAGTCTCTGAGCCCTCCAGCCCGCTTCACTCCCGGCTGCTACGGGACAGCGATGGAGGTACCTCGCATCCCCACCCACTCCAGCGCAGCGCCTCCTCCGCCAGCGACGTTCCCTCCTCGTTCCGGCCTGCCAAGAATCAACCGCGAAGCCCCCTGCCCTCTGCCACGCCCCCCTCTctttccccttcctccctctcttcatccGTACCTTCCTTCAGGGAGCTGCGCCCTCCGGCAACAAGGCCCAAGCCGGTGGTTTTCCCAAAGGGCGGAGGAGGCAGTGGCAGTCCGGCCATGGGTTCCCCCACCTCTACTGTGCCCCCGActgcccctcctccacccacaggacacactctctctctcccacatacccctcctccccccccacctccaccccaGTCTAATGACAAATCCTGTCCGGCCTAG